The Saccharopolyspora gloriosae genome window below encodes:
- the rsmA gene encoding 16S rRNA (adenine(1518)-N(6)/adenine(1519)-N(6))-dimethyltransferase RsmA, translating to MEQHANRARLLGPADVRRLAEELGIRPTKRLGQNFVHDPNTVRRIVGAAELTADDVVLEVGPGLGSLTLALLPAAAGVVAVEIDPVLAERLPRTAAEFAPDHQGELRVLEADALRVRGADFAERPPTALVANLPYNVAVPVVLHLLAELPSLRTGLVMVQSEVADRLAAKPGNRTYGVPSAKAAWFADVRRAGPVPRTVFWPVPNVDSGLVSFTRIDPPSAAPRAQVFAAIDAAFAQRRKTLRAALSGWAGSAARAEQVLRAAGVEPTTRGEQLSVADFARVADAAAQLVR from the coding sequence GTGGAACAGCACGCGAATAGGGCGCGGTTGCTTGGGCCGGCCGATGTTCGCCGGCTGGCCGAGGAGCTGGGGATCCGCCCGACGAAACGACTCGGGCAGAACTTCGTGCACGACCCGAACACGGTCCGCCGCATCGTGGGCGCCGCCGAGCTCACCGCCGATGACGTGGTGCTGGAGGTCGGTCCGGGGCTGGGGTCGTTGACGCTGGCGCTGTTGCCCGCGGCGGCGGGCGTGGTCGCGGTGGAGATCGATCCGGTGCTGGCGGAGCGGTTGCCGCGTACCGCCGCCGAGTTCGCCCCGGACCACCAGGGCGAGTTGCGGGTGCTGGAGGCCGACGCGCTGCGCGTGCGCGGCGCGGACTTCGCGGAGCGTCCGCCGACGGCGCTGGTCGCGAACCTGCCGTACAACGTGGCGGTGCCGGTGGTGCTGCACCTGCTGGCCGAGCTGCCGTCGTTGCGCACCGGTCTGGTGATGGTGCAGTCGGAGGTCGCGGATCGGCTGGCGGCGAAACCCGGCAACCGGACTTACGGCGTGCCGAGCGCGAAGGCCGCGTGGTTCGCCGACGTGCGCCGCGCGGGGCCGGTGCCGCGCACCGTGTTCTGGCCGGTGCCGAACGTGGATTCCGGGCTGGTGTCGTTCACCCGGATCGATCCGCCGTCGGCGGCGCCGCGCGCGCAGGTGTTCGCGGCGATCGACGCCGCGTTCGCGCAGCGGCGCAAGACGCTGCGGGCGGCGCTGTCCGGCTGGGCCGGGTCGGCGGCGCGTGCGGAGCAGGTGCTGCGGGCTGCCGGGGTGGAGCCGACGACGCGGGGCGAGCAGCTCTCGGTGGCGGATTTCGCCCGGGTGGCCGATGCCGCCGCCCAGCTGGTGCGCTGA
- a CDS encoding 4-(cytidine 5'-diphospho)-2-C-methyl-D-erythritol kinase gives MVPTPITVRVPAKVNLHLSVGDARPDGYHELVTVFQALSLTDEVTVQTADEPGIEVHGEGADSVPTGPSNLAWTAVRLLAEHSGRDPEEPGVRLSIRKGIPVAGGMAGGSADAAAALLALNTLWRLEIGRDELSDIAAKIGSDVPFSLQGGTALGTGRGERLVPVLARHTFHWVIALDRRGLETPGVYGELDRLRGDTGPHGVGEVEPLLEALASGDPRQLALLLGNDLQSAAVSLRPNLRRTLRAGVEAGALAGIVSGSGPTCAFLCTDNDAAVRVAAELSGAGVCRTVRVAQGPVPGARIVSDERADRPTPPQVHA, from the coding sequence GTGGTACCCACCCCCATCACCGTGCGTGTCCCGGCCAAGGTGAACCTGCATCTGTCGGTCGGCGATGCTCGCCCGGACGGCTACCACGAGCTGGTCACCGTCTTCCAGGCGTTGTCGCTCACCGATGAAGTGACGGTGCAGACCGCCGACGAACCCGGCATCGAGGTGCACGGCGAAGGCGCCGATTCGGTGCCGACCGGGCCCAGCAACCTCGCGTGGACCGCTGTCCGCCTGCTCGCCGAACATTCCGGGCGCGACCCGGAGGAACCCGGTGTGCGGCTCTCGATCCGCAAGGGCATTCCCGTGGCGGGCGGCATGGCAGGCGGCAGCGCCGACGCCGCGGCCGCGCTGCTGGCGCTGAACACCTTGTGGCGCCTCGAAATCGGGCGCGACGAGCTCAGCGACATCGCCGCCAAGATCGGTAGCGATGTGCCGTTCTCCTTGCAGGGCGGCACCGCGTTGGGAACCGGGCGCGGTGAGCGGCTGGTGCCGGTGCTGGCCCGGCACACCTTCCACTGGGTGATCGCGCTGGACCGGCGCGGCCTCGAAACGCCCGGTGTCTACGGCGAACTCGACCGGCTGCGCGGGGACACCGGGCCGCACGGCGTCGGTGAGGTCGAGCCCCTCCTGGAGGCGCTGGCTTCCGGTGATCCGCGGCAGCTGGCGCTGCTGCTGGGCAACGACCTCCAGTCCGCGGCCGTGTCGCTTCGGCCGAACCTGCGCCGCACGCTGCGCGCGGGTGTCGAAGCGGGTGCCCTGGCCGGGATCGTGTCCGGTTCCGGGCCGACGTGCGCGTTCCTGTGCACCGACAACGACGCCGCGGTCCGGGTGGCCGCCGAGCTCTCCGGTGCGGGCGTCTGCCGCACCGTGCGGGTCGCGCAGGGCCCGGTGCCCGGCGCCCGGATCGTCAGCGATGAGCGCGCGGACCGGCCGACCCCGCCCCAGGTCCACGCCTGA
- a CDS encoding transglycosylase family protein: protein MNGRGIPGAHGSTAYSDRSLGGAGQDHGYWAESFNASTDWFSPVSSEQQTAVGLLDRESDTEITAEQPFAPITGRYPAQDHPSFPPGALEITPDDVLEALGPQADEMLATADIDVEELIRLVNAETVVMPPLVLPDEPEGATAPSPEVVEAITTWKQRFLKGAVAAVILTLTGTGGAAAAMDKSVTVEVDGKERQVNTYESTVGEVLEDEGISIGEHDALSPSPQSKVGHNDTITLDRGRLLKMTVDGEQREEWVRSVTVGQALRQLGVADDGAWVSSARSMAVPEQGMDLTVKTAKDITITDGAGEPRQLTTTAVTVDELAKEQNLQLGPEDHITPGGDQKITSGAQVQIVRTGSTVVNVTMPIEPPVKEIEDDSMLKGEEKVEDPGAPGEKIVFTRVSTRNGEETGREAVGEKVTKEAKEKVVRVGTKQPPNGAVWDKLVQCEAGGNWAINTGNGYYGGLQFDKSTWDAYGGDQYAAYPHQASREQQISVATKVRDARGGSYGAWPGCSSKLGL from the coding sequence GTGAACGGACGAGGCATCCCCGGTGCCCACGGCAGTACTGCTTACAGCGATCGATCGCTGGGCGGTGCAGGCCAGGATCACGGCTATTGGGCCGAATCCTTCAACGCGTCAACGGACTGGTTCAGCCCGGTGAGCTCGGAGCAGCAGACCGCGGTCGGCCTGCTCGATCGCGAGAGCGACACCGAGATCACGGCGGAGCAGCCGTTCGCCCCCATCACCGGCCGGTACCCGGCCCAGGACCACCCGAGCTTCCCGCCCGGCGCGCTGGAGATCACGCCGGACGACGTGCTCGAGGCGCTCGGTCCGCAGGCCGACGAGATGCTCGCGACGGCCGACATCGACGTCGAGGAGCTCATCCGGCTCGTCAACGCCGAGACCGTGGTGATGCCGCCGCTGGTCCTGCCGGACGAGCCCGAGGGCGCGACCGCACCGTCCCCCGAGGTCGTCGAGGCGATCACCACGTGGAAGCAGCGCTTCCTCAAGGGCGCGGTCGCCGCGGTCATCCTCACCCTGACCGGCACCGGCGGCGCCGCGGCGGCGATGGACAAGTCCGTCACCGTCGAGGTCGACGGCAAGGAACGCCAGGTCAACACCTACGAGTCGACCGTCGGCGAAGTCCTCGAGGACGAGGGCATCAGCATCGGCGAGCACGACGCGCTGAGCCCCTCCCCGCAGTCCAAGGTCGGGCACAACGACACGATCACCCTCGACCGCGGGCGTCTGCTGAAGATGACCGTCGACGGTGAGCAGCGCGAGGAATGGGTCCGGTCGGTGACCGTCGGCCAGGCGCTGCGCCAGCTCGGCGTCGCCGACGACGGCGCCTGGGTCTCCTCGGCGCGCAGCATGGCCGTGCCCGAGCAGGGCATGGACCTCACGGTCAAGACCGCCAAGGACATCACCATCACCGATGGTGCCGGTGAGCCGCGGCAGCTGACCACCACCGCGGTGACCGTCGACGAGCTGGCCAAGGAGCAGAACCTCCAGCTCGGGCCGGAAGACCACATCACGCCCGGCGGCGACCAGAAGATCACCAGCGGCGCGCAGGTCCAGATCGTCCGCACCGGCAGCACCGTGGTGAACGTGACCATGCCGATCGAGCCACCGGTCAAGGAGATCGAGGACGACTCGATGCTCAAGGGCGAGGAGAAGGTCGAGGACCCGGGCGCGCCCGGCGAGAAGATCGTCTTCACTCGCGTGAGCACTCGCAACGGCGAGGAGACCGGCCGCGAAGCGGTGGGCGAGAAGGTCACCAAGGAAGCCAAGGAGAAGGTCGTCCGGGTCGGCACCAAGCAGCCGCCGAACGGCGCCGTCTGGGACAAGCTGGTCCAGTGCGAGGCCGGCGGCAACTGGGCGATCAACACCGGCAACGGCTACTACGGCGGCCTGCAGTTCGACAAGAGCACCTGGGACGCCTACGGCGGCGACCAGTACGCGGCCTACCCGCACCAGGCCAGCCGCGAGCAGCAGATCTCGGTCGCGACCAAGGTCCGCGACGCCCGCGGCGGCAGCTACGGCGCCTGGCCGGGCTGCTCCTCGAAGCTCGGCCTCTGA
- a CDS encoding MetQ/NlpA family ABC transporter substrate-binding protein, with the protein MRIRSLAVVLTAASLALAGCGGSGTEAAQDPNAPLTIGVSPQPHGEILKYVDENLAPKAGIDLEIEQFDDYNRPNEAVANGELDANYYQHKPYLAEYQAQRGGEFEWVQTVHLEPLSIYSKKVKSLQELPDGARIALPNDPSNLTRSLKLLQDNGVIKLKPGAEQGAGVRDVAENPKKIEFQGLSSDQLPRAVDDADAAIVNGNYALKAGLKDPLVVEKAENNPYANGLVASPAMAKDPRIQKLAELLRSPEVEDYINKTYGGVSVIPAS; encoded by the coding sequence ATGCGTATTCGTTCCCTGGCGGTCGTGCTCACGGCCGCTTCGCTGGCGCTGGCGGGTTGCGGTGGTAGCGGCACGGAAGCCGCGCAGGACCCGAACGCTCCGCTGACCATCGGCGTGAGCCCGCAGCCGCACGGCGAGATCCTCAAGTACGTCGACGAGAACCTCGCTCCGAAGGCGGGCATCGACCTGGAGATCGAGCAGTTCGACGACTACAACCGGCCGAACGAGGCCGTCGCCAACGGCGAGCTGGACGCGAACTACTACCAGCACAAGCCGTACCTGGCGGAGTACCAGGCGCAGCGCGGCGGTGAGTTCGAGTGGGTGCAGACGGTGCACCTGGAGCCGCTGTCGATCTACTCCAAGAAGGTCAAGTCCCTCCAGGAGCTGCCGGACGGCGCGCGGATCGCGCTGCCCAACGACCCGTCGAACCTGACCCGCAGCCTGAAGCTGCTGCAGGACAACGGCGTGATCAAGCTCAAGCCGGGCGCCGAGCAGGGCGCCGGGGTGCGCGACGTCGCGGAGAACCCGAAGAAGATCGAGTTCCAGGGGCTCTCCAGCGACCAGCTGCCCCGCGCGGTCGACGACGCCGACGCGGCGATCGTGAACGGCAACTACGCCCTCAAGGCCGGTTTGAAGGACCCGCTCGTCGTGGAGAAGGCGGAGAACAACCCGTACGCGAACGGCCTGGTCGCGTCCCCGGCGATGGCCAAGGACCCCCGCATCCAGAAGCTCGCCGAACTCCTGCGCTCCCCCGAGGTCGAGGACTACATCAACAAGACCTACGGCGGAGTCTCGGTAATCCCGGCTTCCTGA
- a CDS encoding ATP-binding cassette domain-containing protein yields the protein MITVENLTKSFRHDQSSRADVVALDNVSLEVPAGAVCGVVGPSGAGKSTLARCIALLEKPDRGAIRVDGTDLVALEGAALRAARRHIGVVPQGDSLLRQRTAAGNVALPLEAAGMAAPQRRSRVAELLDLVGLTDKAPVYPDRLSGGQRQRIAVARALAAKPSVLLADEPTSALDPSTTDSVLTVLDRARSELGVTVLVVTHDMTVVRRIADDVAVLEDGRVAEHGKVLDLVADPGSRVSTSLLPETDQASAVPGVRHDVVAEVVLVGFAAVGALLPEASSRFGVELSILGGGLTRLGDTPVAKFRIGLTGERSEQALKWMVDRDAHVRRAPVSVDGVAA from the coding sequence GTGATCACAGTCGAGAACCTCACCAAATCCTTCCGGCACGACCAGTCGAGTCGAGCCGACGTCGTCGCGCTCGACAACGTCTCGCTGGAGGTCCCCGCCGGTGCCGTGTGCGGCGTCGTCGGCCCCAGCGGAGCGGGAAAGTCCACCCTCGCCCGCTGCATCGCGCTGCTGGAGAAGCCCGACCGCGGCGCCATCCGCGTCGACGGCACCGACCTCGTGGCGCTCGAAGGCGCCGCGCTGCGTGCGGCGCGCCGCCACATCGGGGTCGTGCCGCAGGGGGATTCGCTGCTGCGCCAGCGCACCGCCGCGGGCAACGTGGCGCTGCCGCTGGAGGCGGCCGGGATGGCCGCGCCGCAGCGCCGCAGCCGCGTCGCCGAGCTGCTCGACCTCGTCGGGCTCACCGACAAGGCGCCGGTCTACCCGGACCGGCTCTCCGGCGGGCAGCGGCAGCGGATCGCGGTCGCCCGCGCCCTCGCCGCCAAGCCTTCGGTGCTGCTCGCCGACGAACCGACCTCCGCGCTGGACCCGAGCACCACGGACTCGGTGCTCACGGTGCTCGACCGCGCCCGCTCCGAACTCGGCGTCACGGTGCTCGTGGTCACCCACGACATGACCGTGGTGCGCCGCATCGCCGATGACGTCGCGGTCCTCGAAGACGGCCGCGTCGCCGAACACGGCAAGGTGCTCGACCTGGTCGCCGATCCCGGCAGCCGCGTCAGCACCAGCCTGCTGCCCGAGACCGACCAGGCGTCCGCCGTGCCCGGTGTGCGCCACGACGTGGTCGCCGAAGTGGTGCTCGTCGGCTTCGCCGCCGTCGGCGCGCTGCTGCCGGAGGCGTCGAGCCGCTTCGGGGTGGAGCTGTCCATCCTCGGCGGCGGCCTGACCCGGCTCGGCGACACGCCGGTCGCGAAGTTCCGCATCGGACTCACCGGTGAGCGCTCGGAGCAGGCGCTGAAATGGATGGTCGACCGCGACGCGCACGTGCGGCGCGCCCCGGTCAGCGTTGATGGAGTAGCTGCGTGA
- a CDS encoding ABC-F family ATP-binding cassette domain-containing protein: MANLINLESVSKSYGVRPLLDGVSLGINEGERIGVVGLNGGGKTTLLEVLSGAEAPDSGRVSHSRDTRMAVVTQRTELPPESTVRNAVLDPHGFTAEHEWAADARVRSVLTGLGMTRLGLDTPVANFSGGERRRVALAAALVRDLDVLVLDEPTNHLDVEGVRWLADHLLSRRCALVIVTHDRWFLDTVCNRTWEVTGGKVEQYEGGYADWIFARAERNRLAQQAEDKRQNLARKELAWLQRGAKARTSKPRYRVEAAEALIADVPPARDTVELVSFAKRRLGKTVIDLEDVDLRIADRTLLEGLTWQIGPGDRIGVVGVNGSGKTTLLRLLAGEREPDGGTRREGTTVRLAHLTQELHDLPGDWRVLEAIEDVAERVQLGKYELTASQLGERFGFGKGRQWTPVGDLSGGERRRLQLARLLMGEPNVLVLDEPTNDLDIDTLQQLEDLLDGWPGTLVVVSHDRYLVERVCDKVVALFGDGKLSDLVGGIEEYLRRRSSLLSADDGAVGKQAEDVVAAKPNKLSGAEDRAARKDLAKLERQLDKLGQREEKLHVELAEAATEPSRLQSLNADLRTLQQEKDDVEARWLELADQLD, from the coding sequence ATGGCGAACCTGATCAATCTCGAATCGGTGAGCAAGAGCTACGGAGTGCGACCGCTGCTGGACGGCGTCTCGCTCGGCATCAACGAAGGCGAACGCATCGGGGTCGTCGGCCTCAACGGCGGCGGCAAGACGACGCTGCTGGAAGTCCTCTCCGGGGCGGAGGCCCCCGACTCCGGGCGGGTCAGCCACTCCCGCGACACCCGGATGGCCGTGGTCACCCAGCGCACGGAGCTGCCGCCCGAATCGACCGTGCGCAACGCGGTGCTCGATCCGCACGGATTCACCGCCGAGCACGAGTGGGCGGCCGACGCACGAGTGCGATCGGTGCTCACCGGGCTCGGCATGACGCGGCTCGGGCTCGACACGCCCGTCGCGAACTTCTCCGGCGGGGAACGCCGCCGCGTCGCGCTGGCCGCGGCCCTGGTGCGCGACCTCGACGTGCTGGTGCTGGACGAACCGACGAACCACCTCGACGTCGAAGGGGTGCGCTGGCTCGCCGACCACCTGCTGTCCCGGCGCTGCGCGTTGGTGATCGTCACGCACGACCGCTGGTTCCTGGACACCGTCTGCAACCGCACCTGGGAGGTCACCGGGGGCAAGGTCGAGCAGTACGAAGGCGGCTACGCGGACTGGATCTTCGCGCGGGCCGAGCGCAACCGGCTCGCCCAGCAGGCCGAGGACAAGCGCCAGAACCTGGCGCGCAAGGAACTCGCCTGGTTGCAGCGCGGGGCGAAGGCGCGCACGTCCAAACCGCGCTACCGGGTCGAAGCGGCCGAGGCGCTGATCGCCGACGTCCCGCCCGCGCGGGACACGGTGGAACTCGTGAGCTTCGCCAAGCGCCGGCTCGGCAAGACCGTGATCGACCTCGAAGACGTGGACCTGCGGATCGCGGACCGGACGTTGCTGGAGGGTCTGACCTGGCAGATCGGGCCCGGCGACCGGATCGGCGTCGTCGGGGTCAACGGCTCCGGGAAGACGACTCTGCTGCGGCTGTTAGCCGGTGAGCGCGAACCGGACGGCGGCACCCGCCGCGAAGGCACCACGGTGCGGCTCGCCCACCTCACGCAGGAACTGCACGACCTGCCCGGGGATTGGCGCGTGCTCGAAGCCATCGAGGACGTGGCGGAGCGCGTGCAGCTCGGCAAGTACGAGCTCACCGCCTCCCAGCTCGGCGAGCGGTTCGGCTTCGGCAAGGGCCGCCAGTGGACGCCGGTCGGCGACCTCTCCGGCGGGGAGCGCCGCCGGCTGCAACTGGCGCGGCTGCTGATGGGCGAGCCGAACGTGCTGGTGCTCGACGAGCCCACCAACGACCTCGACATCGACACGCTGCAGCAGCTCGAAGACCTGCTCGACGGCTGGCCGGGCACGCTGGTGGTCGTGTCGCACGACCGCTACCTGGTGGAGCGGGTGTGCGACAAGGTCGTCGCGCTGTTCGGCGACGGCAAGCTCAGCGACCTCGTCGGCGGCATCGAGGAGTACCTGCGGCGGCGCAGCTCGCTGCTGTCGGCCGACGACGGCGCCGTCGGCAAGCAGGCCGAGGACGTCGTGGCGGCCAAGCCGAACAAGCTCTCCGGAGCGGAGGACCGGGCCGCGCGCAAGGACCTCGCGAAGCTGGAGCGCCAGCTCGACAAGCTCGGCCAGCGCGAGGAGAAGCTGCACGTCGAGCTCGCGGAGGCGGCCACCGAGCCGAGCCGCTTGCAGAGCCTCAACGCGGATCTCCGGACCCTCCAGCAGGAGAAGGACGACGTGGAAGCGCGCTGGCTCGAACTGGCCGATCAGCTGGATTGA
- a CDS encoding ABC transporter permease subunit, producing MSDPTPWAEVVEMLGEATGETLYMVVVATVLAVLGGLPLGVFLHLSSPVGLDPRPTLHRILGVVVDVVRSVPFVVLLVVLASFTRLLVGTSIGSTAVIVPLTIGAVPFFARLTQNALREVSFTVVEAAITTGSGRWRIVWTVLIGEARAALVGAVGVTAVALIGYAAMAGAIGGGGLGTTAIQDGYQAYDERVLYGSVVVLAVLAFAMQLLTDFTAKAVDRRRTATG from the coding sequence GTGAGTGATCCGACCCCTTGGGCGGAAGTCGTGGAGATGCTCGGTGAGGCCACCGGCGAAACGCTCTACATGGTGGTGGTGGCCACCGTGCTGGCAGTGCTCGGTGGCCTGCCGCTCGGCGTGTTCCTGCACTTGAGCTCGCCGGTCGGGCTGGACCCGCGGCCGACGCTGCACCGGATCCTCGGTGTGGTCGTCGACGTGGTCCGGTCCGTGCCGTTCGTGGTGCTGCTGGTGGTCCTCGCCTCCTTCACGCGGCTGCTGGTGGGCACTTCCATCGGCAGCACCGCGGTGATCGTGCCGCTGACCATCGGTGCGGTGCCGTTCTTCGCGCGGCTGACCCAGAACGCGTTGCGCGAAGTGAGCTTCACCGTCGTCGAAGCGGCTATCACCACCGGCTCCGGCCGGTGGCGGATCGTGTGGACGGTCCTGATCGGCGAGGCGCGCGCCGCGCTGGTCGGGGCCGTCGGCGTCACCGCGGTGGCGCTCATCGGCTACGCCGCGATGGCGGGCGCGATCGGTGGCGGCGGGTTGGGGACCACCGCCATCCAGGACGGCTACCAGGCCTACGACGAGCGGGTGCTCTACGGCTCGGTGGTGGTGCTCGCGGTGCTGGCCTTCGCGATGCAGCTGCTCACCGACTTCACGGCGAAGGCCGTGGACCGCCGTCGCACCGCGACCGGCTAG